The following coding sequences are from one Thermocrinis jamiesonii window:
- a CDS encoding cupin domain-containing protein, translated as MDPKPIIEELKRKGYKNIYTWCDPPGTFYDWHMHSEDEIRVVYKGSIVIGTKEGIYELKEGDSLEIKAGTLHWAKTESGVCYVCGSK; from the coding sequence ATGGACCCAAAGCCAATAATTGAAGAACTGAAAAGAAAGGGATACAAAAACATATATACTTGGTGTGATCCACCAGGAACATTCTACGATTGGCACATGCACAGCGAGGATGAAATAAGAGTGGTCTATAAAGGATCCATAGTAATAGGCACAAAGGAGGGTATTTACGAGTTGAAGGAAGGAGATAGTTTGGAAATAAAGGCAGGAACCCTCCATTGGGCTAAGACTGAAAGCGGCGTATGTTACGTTTGCGGTAGCAAATAA
- a CDS encoding FCSD flavin-binding domain-containing protein — protein MSVSRRDLFKLAGVGAIAVGLSSKPTFAAAEKVGKMEAMLPPPKGNRVVICGGGWAGLTVAKYLKKENPNIDVVLIEKRPNFFSCPISNPWLAGLVSLDFISHDYNQPAAKYGYRFINAVVLGIERDRKRVYTNYGYIEYNYLVLAPGIRYNYSAWFKDDKEMANYARINYPPAFIPGSEHLALKRKIEEFEKGDFIITVPPGAYRCPPAPYERACMIAEVFKRNKVNGRVIILDPKPDIAPKGPGFRAAYEQVYLGLVEYVPNATIKEVDPVKKVIKTTAGDFKFDDANLVPPHQAGSLVWMADLIAKDKEGKPTGWADQDPLTFQAKADPYVFLVGDVVSGVPYPKSGHMANSQGKIVAKIIAGRIAGKEVKPTLPDNTCYSMVNGSPQEAIVINVTYEYNEKEKKIVPKPKAINERSQALAKATYEWAKSMYRDMFA, from the coding sequence ATGAGCGTAAGCAGAAGGGATCTTTTTAAACTGGCAGGTGTAGGTGCCATAGCGGTTGGTCTATCCTCTAAGCCCACCTTTGCAGCTGCAGAAAAGGTGGGAAAAATGGAAGCTATGCTTCCGCCACCAAAAGGCAATAGGGTAGTAATATGCGGTGGGGGATGGGCTGGACTTACTGTAGCAAAGTATCTCAAGAAAGAAAACCCCAACATTGATGTGGTCCTTATTGAAAAGAGGCCAAACTTCTTCTCCTGTCCCATATCCAACCCTTGGTTAGCTGGTTTGGTAAGCCTTGACTTTATATCTCATGATTACAACCAACCTGCGGCAAAGTATGGTTATAGGTTTATAAACGCTGTGGTTTTGGGAATAGAAAGGGACAGAAAGAGGGTTTATACCAACTACGGTTATATAGAATACAACTACTTGGTTTTGGCACCTGGAATAAGGTATAACTACTCCGCTTGGTTTAAGGATGACAAGGAGATGGCAAATTATGCCAGAATCAACTATCCGCCCGCTTTCATACCCGGTTCTGAACATTTAGCTCTAAAGAGAAAGATTGAGGAGTTTGAGAAGGGAGACTTTATAATTACAGTTCCACCAGGAGCCTACAGATGTCCGCCCGCACCTTACGAAAGAGCTTGTATGATAGCGGAAGTGTTCAAAAGAAATAAAGTAAATGGTAGAGTTATAATCCTTGATCCAAAGCCAGATATAGCGCCAAAGGGTCCTGGATTTAGAGCTGCGTATGAGCAAGTTTATCTTGGTTTAGTGGAGTATGTGCCCAATGCGACCATAAAGGAAGTGGATCCAGTCAAGAAGGTAATTAAGACCACCGCCGGAGACTTTAAGTTTGATGATGCTAACTTGGTTCCACCCCATCAAGCAGGTAGCCTGGTTTGGATGGCAGACCTGATAGCAAAGGACAAAGAAGGCAAACCCACAGGATGGGCAGACCAGGATCCATTAACCTTCCAAGCTAAGGCGGACCCCTACGTATTCTTGGTGGGAGATGTGGTAAGCGGTGTTCCCTATCCAAAGAGCGGACACATGGCAAACTCCCAAGGAAAGATAGTCGCAAAGATAATAGCGGGAAGGATAGCGGGTAAAGAAGTTAAGCCTACTTTACCGGACAACACATGCTATTCTATGGTAAACGGCAGTCCTCAAGAGGCAATAGTCATTAATGTGACCTACGAATACAACGAAAAGGAGAAAAAGATAGTTCCAAAGCCAAAAGCTATAAACGAGCGCTCACAGGCGTTGGCGAAAGCCACCTACGAATGGGCAAAGTCTATGTATAGGGACATGTTCGCTTAA
- a CDS encoding AtpZ/AtpI family protein yields the protein MNGKSFLALTIGFNIVGGVIAGLFVGYAFDKWLMEKLFKIETFPFGLLFFFFIGIISGFRNAIKDLKKLE from the coding sequence ATGAACGGGAAAAGCTTTTTGGCTTTAACTATAGGCTTTAACATAGTTGGTGGTGTAATAGCTGGGCTTTTTGTGGGCTATGCTTTTGATAAATGGCTTATGGAAAAGTTGTTTAAGATAGAGACCTTTCCTTTTGGATTGCTGTTTTTCTTTTTTATAGGCATCATCTCTGGATTTAGGAATGCGATAAAGGACTTGAAGAAGTTGGAATAA
- a CDS encoding lipoyl protein ligase domain-containing protein, translated as MIEVLSGTENMKRDFQNLLKAEEGMGPLFRLYAWKEPTVSVGLFQELREFPVCVVRRPTGGGALLHGWDISFSVADLKERWGKNYKVIYLSFMNSLKKHLEKFGITLEISKYSGAYDGYFCFYHPTFGELTYGGKKIVACAMRGLKRSFLLHGSLFLRFDYDFAQRITGVPKEVLKDRLISFEELGIGQKELLNVLGDFFASLRLRKTSDSL; from the coding sequence ATGATTGAAGTGTTAAGTGGCACTGAAAACATGAAAAGGGACTTTCAGAATCTTTTGAAGGCTGAGGAGGGTATGGGACCCCTTTTTAGGCTTTACGCTTGGAAAGAGCCTACGGTAAGCGTTGGGCTTTTTCAAGAACTTAGGGAATTTCCCGTTTGTGTGGTTAGAAGGCCCACAGGTGGGGGTGCCTTACTGCACGGATGGGATATATCCTTCTCTGTCGCGGACCTTAAGGAAAGGTGGGGGAAAAATTACAAAGTTATTTACCTAAGCTTTATGAACTCTTTAAAGAAACATCTTGAAAAGTTTGGGATAACATTAGAAATTTCCAAGTATAGCGGTGCATACGATGGATACTTTTGCTTTTACCATCCTACCTTTGGTGAATTAACCTACGGGGGAAAGAAGATCGTAGCCTGCGCTATGAGGGGTCTAAAGAGGAGTTTTTTGTTACACGGAAGCCTTTTTTTAAGATTTGATTACGATTTTGCTCAAAGAATAACGGGTGTGCCAAAGGAGGTTCTCAAGGATAGACTGATAAGTTTTGAAGAGTTAGGAATAGGTCAAAAGGAACTGTTGAATGTGCTCGGCGATTTTTTCGCAAGCTTGAGGCTCCGCAAAACTTCTGATTCCCTTTGA
- a CDS encoding tetratricopeptide repeat protein translates to MLKLIALFSLFTFLFGFSQIKKEFDLQVEIVAKELEEKPKLYPPEKLPLEESKVLDLSPKLLQPPKEMEFVPVLSIKEEGLSCGKPKDAIAYKKGVDHYLAGNFDQAEKELETILVMGSPYRPMAEYVLGLIKLRQGQKAQAKNLFENSCKYSHRYKKASCELYYALSFELEGTVPKNRDKFWSVVYEVSKGNYKVPSCEGVVFGKYCAYIGDFVKGEINTDYKDSTKIRKAIILFESGQLEKAKEILNEYSKPAKPYRDIALYYLGLIALQENDPQLAYRYASLLETINKDYAYSLYSSIASKGVLWARLTYGITKNKAFLNVAGILAYNNKDYQLAFSNFLEAKNLRYAVYSLIRKGDYKTAYKLLKEKKEKDREDYLWLLESAYWADIPVEDVLNSIKDKYVELYREYLGWSYFKKGDWSSALKYFDNPEHKALCYFNLKKYQEVLNILQKVSSRKANILKAKSALFLNNPSLARSFLSPNSDEELYLLGISFFMEEDYDRAIEYFSKVSKEGPFGPKAWMKIADALYNLGKVEEAKATYWNILRSFPDDPMASQAVLALLEVGTDLPDTKKEELIREYLTKNPNTPYAKELKYQLADILINRGEKKEAQKLLVELYEEGGDLKYKALLKLASIEEDKNNKAVLLYKVYKEGNTEESTQARKELIALYTQLGDMLSAAELLEGGDFQEKEKAIELYVKLSQWQKALNLSKELMKVGFRSQTFEANLMKIYQNIKDESLLDYLIESADIDTSAKAKLEKALTLKAMNRPKEALEYLVDISINHKGSSVYNFAIMEGVRLFLDLGLKKDASCFLERFDLKSSSEEERIKIEHLRESLPKCEVR, encoded by the coding sequence ATGTTGAAGCTCATAGCGCTCTTTAGCCTTTTTACGTTTCTGTTTGGCTTTTCGCAAATAAAAAAAGAGTTCGATCTTCAGGTGGAGATAGTCGCAAAGGAACTTGAAGAAAAGCCAAAACTTTATCCACCGGAAAAACTACCTTTGGAGGAATCCAAGGTTTTAGACCTTTCCCCAAAGCTTTTGCAACCACCCAAAGAGATGGAATTTGTGCCAGTTTTATCCATCAAAGAAGAGGGCTTAAGTTGTGGAAAACCTAAGGACGCCATAGCCTATAAGAAAGGGGTAGATCACTACCTTGCAGGAAACTTTGACCAAGCGGAGAAAGAGTTGGAAACAATTCTTGTTATGGGGTCCCCTTACAGACCTATGGCAGAATACGTTTTAGGTTTGATAAAACTAAGACAAGGACAAAAGGCTCAAGCCAAAAACCTTTTTGAAAACTCCTGCAAATACTCGCACAGATACAAAAAAGCATCGTGCGAACTCTATTATGCCCTCAGTTTTGAGTTAGAAGGCACAGTTCCAAAAAACCGAGATAAGTTTTGGAGCGTGGTGTATGAAGTTAGCAAAGGCAATTATAAGGTTCCGTCTTGTGAAGGTGTGGTATTTGGCAAATACTGCGCTTACATAGGGGACTTTGTAAAGGGTGAAATAAACACAGATTACAAAGACAGCACAAAAATCAGAAAGGCTATCATACTTTTTGAAAGTGGTCAATTGGAAAAAGCCAAGGAAATACTTAACGAGTATTCAAAACCGGCTAAGCCCTACAGGGATATTGCTCTTTATTATTTGGGACTTATAGCTCTACAAGAAAACGACCCGCAATTAGCATACAGATACGCAAGCTTACTGGAAACCATCAACAAAGACTACGCTTACTCTTTATACTCTTCCATTGCGTCAAAGGGTGTGCTTTGGGCTCGGCTAACCTACGGCATAACAAAAAATAAGGCATTTTTAAATGTAGCAGGCATTCTTGCATACAACAACAAAGACTATCAGCTTGCCTTCTCAAACTTTCTGGAAGCTAAAAATTTAAGGTATGCGGTTTATTCTCTTATCAGAAAAGGAGACTATAAAACCGCCTACAAACTTTTGAAGGAGAAAAAGGAAAAAGACAGGGAAGATTACCTATGGCTTTTGGAATCTGCCTATTGGGCAGACATACCTGTGGAAGATGTATTAAACTCCATCAAGGATAAGTATGTGGAATTGTATCGGGAATACTTAGGATGGAGCTATTTTAAAAAGGGAGATTGGTCTTCTGCCCTAAAATACTTTGACAACCCAGAACACAAAGCTTTGTGCTATTTTAACCTTAAGAAATACCAAGAAGTTTTGAACATCTTACAGAAAGTTTCATCCCGCAAAGCTAACATCCTAAAAGCCAAGTCCGCACTCTTTTTGAACAACCCTTCTTTGGCAAGGAGCTTCCTTTCTCCAAACTCGGACGAAGAGTTATACCTTCTGGGCATAAGTTTCTTTATGGAGGAAGACTACGACAGAGCTATTGAATATTTTAGTAAAGTTTCAAAGGAAGGTCCCTTTGGTCCAAAAGCTTGGATGAAAATAGCCGATGCTCTTTACAACTTGGGAAAAGTAGAGGAAGCAAAGGCTACATACTGGAACATCCTAAGAAGCTTTCCCGACGATCCGATGGCAAGTCAGGCTGTGTTAGCCCTTTTGGAAGTAGGCACTGACCTACCAGATACCAAGAAGGAAGAGCTTATAAGAGAATATCTGACGAAAAATCCAAACACGCCATACGCTAAGGAGCTGAAATATCAATTAGCAGATATCTTGATAAACAGAGGAGAAAAAAAGGAAGCGCAAAAGCTTTTGGTAGAGCTTTACGAGGAGGGGGGAGATTTAAAATACAAAGCACTACTTAAACTCGCAAGCATTGAGGAAGACAAAAACAACAAGGCGGTGCTTTTGTATAAGGTTTATAAAGAGGGGAATACGGAAGAATCCACTCAGGCAAGAAAAGAACTGATAGCTTTATACACTCAGCTGGGAGACATGCTAAGCGCTGCGGAGCTTTTGGAGGGTGGAGACTTCCAGGAAAAGGAAAAAGCCATAGAGCTTTATGTAAAGCTAAGCCAATGGCAAAAAGCTCTGAATCTTTCGAAAGAACTTATGAAGGTTGGTTTCAGAAGTCAAACCTTTGAGGCCAATCTTATGAAGATCTACCAAAACATAAAGGATGAAAGCTTGCTTGACTACCTGATAGAAAGCGCAGACATAGATACGTCCGCCAAGGCTAAATTGGAAAAGGCTTTAACTTTAAAGGCTATGAACAGACCAAAGGAAGCTCTTGAGTATTTGGTGGATATATCCATCAACCACAAGGGCTCATCTGTCTATAATTTTGCTATAATGGAAGGTGTGCGGTTATTTTTGGACCTTGGCTTGAAGAAAGATGCGAGCTGTTTTCTGGAGAGGTTTGATTTAAAAAGCTCTTCTGAAGAAGAAAGGATTAAGATTGAGCATTTGAGGGAGAGCCTTCCAAAGTGTGAGGTGAGATGA
- a CDS encoding MotA/TolQ/ExbB proton channel family protein: MEEIVLLLKAGGFAMYPLLLLSIVSWTIVVERLINLRSSNFIPKNLKDIKNLILNGDLDSAYKILSLDHTLLGKILQRLLENHVKHGLSKKELMELVRSEIDLLVSKVEKNLAILSTIASLSPLIGLFGTITGLIKVFRSFSLSQSETALNLLSAGIGEALVAAATGLAVAIPALFFYWVFRIWGNSIINKLEEEAIEFVRGLP; the protein is encoded by the coding sequence ATGGAAGAGATTGTTCTTCTTTTGAAGGCAGGCGGTTTTGCCATGTATCCCCTTTTGCTTTTATCCATAGTTTCTTGGACTATTGTGGTTGAAAGGCTTATAAACCTGCGAAGCTCTAACTTTATACCAAAAAACCTCAAAGACATTAAAAATCTAATACTAAACGGGGATTTAGATAGTGCCTACAAGATTCTTTCCTTAGATCATACGCTCCTTGGCAAAATCCTCCAAAGGTTACTGGAAAACCATGTAAAGCATGGATTATCAAAAAAGGAACTTATGGAGTTGGTAAGGTCAGAAATAGACCTTTTGGTGTCAAAGGTAGAAAAGAACTTAGCCATACTATCCACAATTGCCAGTTTATCTCCTTTAATAGGTCTTTTTGGCACAATTACGGGTCTTATAAAGGTATTTAGATCCTTCTCCTTAAGTCAGTCAGAAACCGCACTAAACCTTCTTTCTGCTGGTATAGGGGAAGCACTGGTGGCAGCGGCCACAGGTCTGGCGGTTGCTATTCCAGCTCTTTTCTTCTATTGGGTATTTAGAATATGGGGCAATAGCATAATAAACAAGTTAGAAGAGGAAGCAATTGAATTTGTAAGGGGTCTTCCGTGA
- the murG gene encoding undecaprenyldiphospho-muramoylpentapeptide beta-N-acetylglucosaminyltransferase yields the protein MDKKFYVSGGGTGGHFFPALALVECLTEKGLSCEFFGAERGIEKKLSHLISVEKRFLNVHPFLGKSLRDKLRSLLSLFFSSLRLYQDLRSNSVSVVFGGYASLPLGIASVLKGIPLFLHEQNSIPSTTNQVLSKFARLIFLSFEHSKRFFPSEKTVKAGIPVRKSLLEGLKLSQREAREKLNLEDRETLLVIGGSQGASFLNNLAVDIFKKTGLQGIHITGEKEYESLKRAYEGMPVLVLPFTERMDLIYRACSIAISRAGASSIAELSLYGVPSLFIPYPYAVKNHQYYNAKEIEELGGGFVLRQEDADLTKALKLMDKLLSDREKFSKGIRSFAEPQACEKIAEHIQQFLLTYS from the coding sequence ATGGATAAGAAGTTTTACGTATCCGGTGGAGGAACGGGTGGACATTTTTTCCCAGCACTTGCCTTGGTGGAGTGCCTAACTGAAAAAGGGCTAAGCTGTGAGTTTTTCGGTGCAGAAAGAGGTATAGAAAAGAAGCTAAGTCATCTTATAAGCGTAGAAAAACGTTTCCTTAATGTTCATCCATTCTTAGGTAAGTCTTTGAGGGATAAGCTTAGGTCCTTACTTAGCCTGTTTTTTTCTTCCTTAAGACTATACCAAGATCTAAGGAGCAACAGCGTTAGCGTAGTTTTTGGTGGTTACGCGAGCCTCCCCTTAGGCATTGCCTCTGTTTTAAAGGGAATCCCTCTTTTTTTACACGAGCAGAATTCCATTCCGAGCACTACCAACCAAGTTTTAAGCAAGTTTGCAAGGTTGATCTTTTTATCCTTTGAACACTCCAAAAGATTTTTTCCTTCGGAAAAAACGGTGAAAGCGGGCATACCTGTTAGAAAGTCTTTGTTGGAAGGTTTAAAGCTTTCTCAAAGGGAAGCCAGAGAAAAGCTTAACTTGGAAGATAGGGAAACTCTCCTTGTTATTGGTGGAAGTCAAGGGGCATCCTTTTTAAACAATTTGGCGGTGGATATTTTCAAAAAAACTGGACTTCAGGGCATACACATAACGGGAGAAAAGGAATACGAAAGTTTAAAGCGGGCTTATGAGGGTATGCCCGTGCTGGTGCTTCCTTTTACAGAAAGGATGGATTTGATATACAGAGCTTGTAGTATTGCCATAAGTAGGGCTGGTGCAAGCTCTATTGCTGAGCTTTCTCTTTACGGCGTTCCATCCCTCTTCATTCCGTATCCTTACGCGGTAAAGAACCATCAATATTACAACGCAAAAGAGATAGAAGAGCTTGGGGGAGGTTTTGTCCTCAGACAAGAGGACGCAGACCTTACAAAAGCGCTAAAGCTTATGGATAAACTATTGTCGGATAGAGAAAAGTTTTCAAAGGGAATCAGAAGTTTTGCGGAGCCTCAAGCTTGCGAAAAAATCGCCGAGCACATTCAACAGTTCCTTTTGACCTATTCCTAA
- the bioB gene encoding biotin synthase BioB has product MDRWEKFLIDVSNKVVEGEKLSREEALKILRTPDEYIALLVYCAQKVKSKFHEANKIELCSIINAKSGACSEDCSFCAQSKFYKTPINVYPLVPEEEIVEGAYRAVEFGANRYCVVLSGKSATQEEVERIKQSVERIKQVEKLPINVCVSAGTLDEESLKKLKEAGVKRVNHNLEASKSFFPKIVSTHSWEERYETIKRIKALGLSTCCGGIFGMGESDEDRVDLALTYQELEVDSIPLNFLMPIEGTPLEKAPGVSPLEALRIIAMFRLTNPKAELRLCGGREQTLRDFYGMAVLMANAMMVGGYLTRAGRDIKKDYQLLKDLKLEKLQVVFE; this is encoded by the coding sequence ATGGACAGATGGGAAAAGTTTTTGATAGATGTTTCCAATAAAGTTGTTGAAGGTGAAAAGCTAAGTAGAGAGGAAGCCCTAAAAATTTTGCGCACACCGGATGAATACATAGCCTTGCTGGTGTATTGTGCCCAAAAGGTTAAGAGCAAGTTTCATGAGGCAAACAAAATAGAACTATGTTCCATCATAAACGCAAAGAGCGGGGCTTGTTCTGAAGACTGTAGTTTTTGCGCCCAATCCAAGTTTTACAAAACACCCATCAATGTGTATCCACTGGTGCCTGAGGAAGAGATAGTAGAAGGGGCTTACAGGGCAGTGGAATTTGGGGCTAACAGATACTGTGTAGTTTTGAGTGGAAAGTCTGCGACACAGGAAGAGGTGGAAAGAATAAAGCAAAGCGTGGAGAGGATAAAGCAAGTGGAAAAGCTTCCCATAAACGTGTGCGTGTCTGCAGGAACTTTGGATGAGGAATCCCTCAAAAAACTAAAGGAAGCTGGAGTAAAGAGAGTAAATCACAATCTGGAAGCTTCTAAGAGCTTTTTCCCAAAGATTGTAAGCACCCACAGTTGGGAAGAAAGATACGAAACTATAAAAAGAATAAAGGCTTTGGGACTATCCACCTGCTGTGGGGGTATATTTGGAATGGGAGAGTCGGACGAAGACAGAGTGGATTTAGCCTTAACATACCAAGAGCTTGAAGTAGATTCCATCCCTCTGAACTTTTTAATGCCCATTGAAGGCACGCCACTGGAAAAGGCTCCGGGGGTATCACCCTTAGAAGCACTGAGGATCATTGCCATGTTTAGGCTAACAAACCCTAAGGCAGAGCTAAGGCTGTGTGGAGGAAGGGAACAAACTTTGAGGGACTTTTACGGTATGGCTGTTCTTATGGCAAACGCCATGATGGTGGGAGGCTATTTAACCAGAGCGGGAAGGGACATAAAGAAGGACTACCAGCTTTTAAAAGACCTAAAGCTTGAAAAACTTCAGGTGGTTTTTGAATGA
- a CDS encoding ExbD/TolR family protein, with amino-acid sequence MRRRRLSFDERAYIDVVPLVDTLLAVFLFLAVLAFQSPITLLAVKLPLAKEGERKETSKVFTVQVLKNGDYLVEGQKKSLEEIVQVLKDKKPERLVIQADEETLHKFVVQLIDTAKAQEVQEVLIATRKRL; translated from the coding sequence GTGAGAAGAAGAAGGCTTAGCTTTGACGAAAGGGCATACATAGATGTGGTGCCACTTGTGGATACACTTTTGGCGGTTTTTCTCTTCCTTGCAGTGCTTGCCTTTCAATCTCCCATAACTTTACTTGCAGTTAAACTTCCCCTTGCAAAAGAGGGAGAAAGAAAGGAAACTTCTAAAGTTTTTACTGTTCAGGTATTAAAAAATGGAGATTACTTAGTAGAGGGTCAAAAAAAGAGCTTGGAAGAGATAGTGCAGGTTTTGAAAGACAAAAAGCCAGAGAGGTTGGTCATACAGGCGGATGAGGAAACTCTCCATAAGTTTGTGGTCCAGCTTATAGACACAGCAAAAGCTCAGGAAGTTCAGGAAGTGCTTATAGCAACGAGAAAAAGGCTCTGA
- a CDS encoding FCSD flavin-binding domain-containing protein, whose protein sequence is MRTTHGDFNYDLACIIPPMKASSLLEHIGLLKKGEKWVDVNPLTFETKIPNVFVIGDAAQSYLPKSGYVAYSEGKLVAKIINARIKGKKVEEEYMQMVCYATVSDREAIMVETSFRYDNINKRFIPSHREDNKRKETTAKRYEEWAKGLWRELFG, encoded by the coding sequence GTGAGAACCACTCATGGAGATTTTAACTACGATTTGGCGTGCATCATTCCACCCATGAAAGCAAGCTCTCTGTTAGAACACATAGGACTCTTGAAAAAGGGCGAAAAGTGGGTTGATGTAAATCCTTTGACTTTTGAAACGAAAATACCAAACGTGTTTGTGATAGGGGATGCAGCCCAAAGCTACCTTCCAAAGAGCGGATATGTGGCCTATTCTGAAGGCAAATTGGTAGCAAAGATAATAAACGCAAGAATAAAAGGTAAAAAGGTTGAAGAAGAGTATATGCAGATGGTATGCTATGCAACGGTAAGCGATAGAGAAGCTATTATGGTGGAGACGAGCTTTAGGTATGATAACATCAATAAAAGATTTATTCCTTCACACAGAGAGGACAACAAGAGAAAGGAGACAACGGCCAAAAGATACGAAGAGTGGGCTAAAGGTTTGTGGAGAGAGCTTTTTGGTTAG
- a CDS encoding YdcF family protein, with protein MFFFKKLLSYFILPPGIFLIVFLVIAILSKKNKPVKILSLSSALFIYILSIEPTKDLLYRPLETAYAIPSELKGDAIVILGGGAYRTGILKEDSTKRLLTGFTLHKQTGLPLILSGGTSVSVLPEAEIMKSVLVSLGVDKGAIHSEVNSRDTEENAMEVKALCQRLKCKRIILVTSAYHMKRAVMSFEKAGLEVIPYPTDFKRDLRYNLYSFLPKMSVMADSYKALREHLGLIWYSFRLDG; from the coding sequence ATGTTTTTCTTTAAAAAGCTCTTATCCTACTTTATCCTTCCACCTGGGATATTTCTGATAGTCTTTTTGGTAATAGCCATCTTAAGTAAAAAGAACAAACCCGTTAAGATCTTGTCTCTAAGCTCTGCTCTTTTTATCTATATTCTTTCTATAGAGCCAACAAAGGATCTGCTCTATAGGCCCTTGGAAACTGCCTATGCTATACCTTCGGAACTAAAGGGAGATGCCATAGTAATTCTGGGGGGCGGAGCGTATAGGACTGGTATTCTTAAAGAGGATTCTACGAAAAGACTTCTTACAGGTTTTACACTTCACAAGCAAACCGGACTGCCTCTAATCCTCTCTGGTGGCACCTCTGTGAGCGTTCTTCCAGAGGCAGAGATAATGAAGTCTGTGCTTGTTAGTTTGGGGGTAGACAAAGGTGCCATACATTCAGAGGTAAACAGTAGGGATACGGAGGAAAATGCGATGGAGGTAAAAGCCCTTTGCCAAAGGTTAAAATGTAAAAGGATTATACTGGTTACCTCCGCTTACCATATGAAAAGGGCTGTAATGTCCTTTGAGAAGGCAGGTTTGGAAGTAATTCCCTATCCTACTGATTTTAAAAGGGATCTAAGGTATAACCTTTACAGTTTCTTGCCTAAGATGAGTGTAATGGCAGACAGCTACAAAGCCTTGAGGGAGCATTTGGGTTTGATCTGGTATTCTTTTAGGTTGGATGGATAA
- the rpmI gene encoding 50S ribosomal protein L35: protein MAKVKMKSNRSAKKRFKITATGKIKRWKSGGAHYNTKKSKKRKRSLRKPDFVHPGWEDKVKGMLKEF, encoded by the coding sequence ATGGCAAAGGTGAAGATGAAATCTAACAGGTCCGCAAAGAAGAGGTTTAAGATAACTGCCACGGGCAAGATAAAAAGGTGGAAGTCCGGAGGAGCCCACTACAACACAAAAAAGTCAAAGAAGAGGAAAAGAAGTCTAAGAAAGCCAGATTTTGTGCATCCAGGTTGGGAAGACAAAGTTAAGGGAATGCTAAAAGAATTTTAA
- a CDS encoding Rieske 2Fe-2S domain-containing protein has protein sequence MNRRSFIKACSTIAVASMIDPSVFSGLISAQEGMFKAYKKAILLKEDGSPLTEEDLKPHTNYIFFYPYASTPCYIINLGEEVKPVEVTLRNGKKYNWQGGVGSKKSIVAYSAICAHQWSYPTKKYSFINYYPPEKPSEITKKAGIIQCCAHLALYDPKEGAKVIDGPAEFPLASVVIQEEGGKFYAIGILGVDQFDKFFDNYKRELREAYGSTAKAKELVESCKVMEVSKYVGQVIYC, from the coding sequence ATGAACAGGCGGAGTTTTATAAAAGCATGCAGTACCATAGCGGTAGCTTCTATGATAGACCCATCTGTATTTTCTGGGCTTATCTCAGCCCAAGAGGGAATGTTCAAAGCATACAAAAAAGCCATTCTGTTAAAAGAGGATGGCTCTCCCCTCACAGAAGAGGACCTAAAACCGCACACAAACTACATATTTTTCTATCCCTACGCAAGCACACCTTGTTATATTATTAATCTTGGAGAAGAGGTTAAACCTGTGGAGGTTACACTAAGGAACGGTAAGAAATACAACTGGCAAGGTGGGGTGGGAAGCAAAAAAAGTATAGTTGCATACTCTGCTATCTGTGCCCATCAATGGAGCTATCCAACCAAGAAGTATTCTTTCATAAACTACTATCCTCCAGAAAAGCCCTCTGAGATTACAAAAAAGGCAGGAATAATTCAATGCTGTGCCCATTTGGCCCTTTATGACCCAAAGGAAGGAGCAAAGGTAATTGATGGTCCAGCAGAGTTTCCGTTAGCCTCTGTGGTTATACAGGAGGAAGGTGGAAAGTTTTACGCCATAGGCATACTTGGAGTGGATCAATTTGATAAGTTCTTTGATAATTACAAAAGAGAATTGAGAGAAGCTTACGGATCAACTGCGAAGGCAAAAGAATTAGTGGAGTCGTGCAAAGTGATGGAGGTAAGCAAGTATGTTGGACAAGTCATTTACTGTTAA